One Nostoc punctiforme PCC 73102 DNA window includes the following coding sequences:
- a CDS encoding NAD-dependent epimerase: MKVLVTGAAGFIGFHLSQRLLARGNEVFGLDNLNDYYDVNLKKARLAKLQDNSSFKFYQVDLADRESMAMLFAEEGFDVVANLAAQPGVRYSLKNPHAYIDSNVVGFINVLEGCRHSRVKHLVFASSSSVYGANTKVPFSVHDKVDHPVSLYAATKKANELMAHTYSHLYGLPTTGLRFFTVYGPWGRPDMAPFLFTKAILAGESINVFNYGQMRRDFTYIDDIVEGVIHVIDKIPKPNSSLSEKASDSEISNAAYKLYNIGNNQSVELMRFIEVIENCLGMKAEKNLLPMQPGDVPVTYADVDDLATDVGFRPNTPIEVGVERFVSWYRSYYQV, from the coding sequence ATCAAAGTTTTAGTCACAGGTGCCGCAGGTTTCATTGGTTTTCATCTTAGTCAACGATTACTAGCTAGGGGAAACGAAGTTTTTGGACTAGATAATCTCAATGATTACTATGATGTGAATCTCAAAAAAGCTCGGTTAGCTAAATTGCAGGATAACTCGAGTTTTAAATTTTACCAGGTCGATTTGGCTGACCGAGAAAGTATGGCTATGCTATTTGCTGAAGAGGGCTTCGATGTAGTAGCAAATTTAGCGGCACAGCCTGGAGTCCGCTACTCACTCAAAAATCCCCATGCCTACATAGATAGTAATGTAGTCGGTTTTATCAACGTTTTAGAAGGTTGTCGCCACTCAAGAGTCAAGCACTTAGTCTTCGCTTCATCTAGTTCAGTCTACGGTGCAAATACGAAAGTACCATTTTCTGTACACGACAAGGTAGATCATCCAGTTAGTTTGTATGCTGCTACCAAGAAAGCCAACGAGTTAATGGCTCATACTTATAGCCACTTGTATGGTCTACCGACTACCGGACTCCGCTTCTTTACAGTTTATGGGCCGTGGGGTCGTCCAGATATGGCACCATTTTTATTTACCAAAGCAATTTTGGCAGGGGAATCAATTAATGTATTTAATTATGGTCAAATGCGTCGAGATTTTACTTATATTGACGACATCGTTGAGGGTGTTATCCACGTAATAGATAAAATCCCTAAACCAAATTCCAGCTTGTCAGAAAAGGCGTCCGACTCAGAAATTAGTAATGCTGCTTACAAACTTTATAACATTGGGAATAATCAATCCGTTGAATTAATGCGCTTCATCGAAGTTATAGAAAACTGTTTGGGCATGAAAGCAGAAAAGAATCTACTGCCCATGCAACCTGGGGACGTACCTGTTACTTATGCAGATGTTGATGATCTTGCAACAGATGTGGGTTTTAGACCTAATACACCAATTGAGGTAGGAGTTGAACGCTTCGTCAGTTGGTATCGTTCTTATTACCAAGTTTAA
- a CDS encoding GumC family protein yields MESQIVFFAFDKYWQILKRRWRPSLAVFIPAFLFLVLTSSLKKPAYEAEGKLLFQRTNTISSLTGVGAGIGNLEAVAQDQKTNPLNTEAEIIRSVPLVQKTIDKLILTNEQGEALKPKELLKKLTVKDIKGSDILEVSYKDIDPEKSAKVVNSVMNIYLEYNVSSRRKEAAAARKFLQKELPKSELIVRNAESELASFQDMNKVVSLQEEATKSLDVITELQKQFSQVQSQIANVNAQSQDIRKQLNMNSKQALAQTSLSQSPGLQDILKEVQQLESQLALRRTVLQESHPEIINLKYKLKALKNIIQQRVTQVVGTNEIQWNGNLQIGALQQQLTGEMLRLESTRLGLVSQAAALSKLQAVYKEKLKTLPRLEQQQRQLERKVQASQSTYTLLLQKLQESQIAENQNVGNASLIAEAEIPDQPISSNMLSYFSSGLLAVLATLATIYILEIRDKSIKTVDEAKQLIGFPLLGVIPTFSKHQKSYVSDEQIDLSTSKLVVKGTYPSQIIEAYRMLRTNLKLKGGDKQLKVIVVTSSVPREGKSTVAANLAIVMAQMDHQVLLIDGNLHRPVQHQIWELNNNQGLSNLILEEAKISTVIKTVMNNLDVLTAGLVRPSPASLLDSKCMDSLIQNFAINYDFVIIDAPSLNVAADAATLGQMTDGVLLVVRPGVVDSVQAAVACEILEKSGQNVLGQVVNAVV; encoded by the coding sequence ATGGAATCACAAATAGTTTTTTTTGCATTTGATAAATATTGGCAAATATTGAAGCGTCGGTGGAGGCCAAGTTTAGCTGTCTTTATCCCAGCTTTTCTGTTTTTGGTGCTGACTTCATCTTTAAAAAAACCTGCTTATGAGGCAGAAGGCAAGCTACTATTTCAAAGGACAAATACTATCTCTTCCTTGACGGGAGTGGGAGCAGGGATAGGTAATTTAGAAGCAGTAGCACAGGATCAGAAAACTAACCCTCTAAATACAGAAGCAGAGATTATTCGCTCTGTACCTCTTGTGCAAAAAACTATAGACAAACTTATTTTAACAAACGAACAAGGTGAAGCTTTAAAACCCAAAGAGTTACTGAAAAAGTTAACTGTTAAAGATATTAAAGGATCTGATATTTTAGAAGTTTCCTATAAAGATATTGACCCTGAGAAATCTGCAAAAGTGGTTAATTCAGTGATGAATATTTATTTAGAATATAACGTCTCTTCACGCAGGAAAGAGGCTGCTGCAGCCCGTAAATTTCTTCAAAAGGAGTTGCCAAAATCTGAATTAATTGTCAGAAATGCAGAAAGCGAATTAGCGAGTTTTCAAGATATGAATAAAGTTGTTTCTCTGCAAGAAGAAGCAACTAAATCGCTAGACGTAATTACAGAACTACAAAAGCAATTTAGCCAGGTTCAATCTCAAATTGCCAATGTCAATGCCCAGTCTCAAGATATCCGCAAGCAGTTGAATATGAATTCAAAACAGGCGTTAGCTCAGACTTCTCTGAGCCAATCTCCTGGGTTACAAGATATTCTCAAAGAAGTCCAGCAGTTAGAGTCTCAACTTGCATTGAGGCGAACTGTTTTGCAGGAATCTCATCCTGAAATTATTAACTTAAAATATAAGTTAAAAGCCTTAAAAAATATAATCCAACAACGAGTAACACAGGTTGTAGGGACAAATGAAATACAATGGAATGGTAATTTGCAGATTGGGGCACTGCAACAACAACTAACTGGAGAAATGCTCAGGTTAGAGTCAACTCGCCTGGGATTAGTTAGCCAAGCCGCAGCTTTATCCAAATTACAAGCAGTCTACAAAGAAAAACTGAAAACTTTGCCCAGATTAGAACAACAACAGCGCCAGCTGGAACGCAAAGTACAAGCATCACAATCTACATATACACTTTTGTTACAAAAATTGCAAGAGAGCCAAATTGCAGAAAATCAAAACGTCGGTAATGCCAGTTTGATAGCTGAAGCCGAAATCCCTGACCAGCCTATTTCTTCTAATATGCTTTCGTACTTTAGTTCAGGTTTACTTGCTGTTTTAGCGACCTTGGCGACTATATATATTCTGGAAATAAGAGATAAATCCATCAAGACTGTTGATGAAGCAAAGCAATTAATAGGGTTTCCTTTACTAGGTGTAATTCCTACCTTTAGCAAGCATCAAAAATCTTATGTAAGCGACGAACAGATAGACTTATCTACCTCAAAGCTTGTTGTCAAAGGTACTTATCCCTCTCAAATTATTGAAGCTTATCGGATGTTGCGGACAAATTTGAAGTTAAAAGGTGGTGATAAACAGTTAAAAGTTATTGTTGTCACTAGTTCTGTGCCCAGAGAAGGTAAATCAACAGTAGCAGCTAATTTAGCAATAGTAATGGCACAGATGGACCATCAAGTCTTACTGATAGATGGGAATTTGCATCGTCCAGTTCAACATCAAATTTGGGAATTAAATAATAATCAAGGTCTTAGTAATCTGATTCTTGAAGAAGCCAAAATCAGTACTGTTATCAAAACAGTGATGAATAATTTGGATGTCCTAACTGCTGGACTAGTACGACCTTCTCCAGCATCTCTGCTTGATTCAAAATGTATGGATTCTTTGATTCAAAATTTTGCTATCAACTATGATTTCGTAATTATTGACGCTCCTTCATTAAATGTCGCAGCTGATGCAGCTACTTTAGGTCAAATGACTGATGGCGTTTTGTTGGTAGTTCGTCCTGGGGTAGTTGATTCTGTTCAGGCTGCTGTTGCTTGTGAAATTTTAGAAAAATCTGGTCAGAATGTTCTTGGACAAGTTGTCAACGCAGTTGTATAG
- a CDS encoding class I SAM-dependent methyltransferase produces the protein MTSEIEAIRQRYHRRQQIPEAFLYDPLNPSRHMLYQEKRQALIRWINWANLAPVQDKRLLEIGCGNGNNLSLFMSLGFQPENLVGNELIEDYAVNARRLLPTGTQILVGDASTLNLEENSFDIVFQSTVFTSILDPKFQQKLANRMWSMVKPGGGILWYDFIFNNPKNPDVKGVTKRQIHQLFPNGDIKTWQLCLAPPISRQVTKIHPSLYNVFNLFPFLRTHVLCWITKP, from the coding sequence ATGACTAGCGAAATTGAAGCAATCCGTCAACGTTATCATCGCCGTCAGCAAATCCCTGAAGCGTTTTTATACGATCCATTGAATCCATCTCGTCATATGCTTTATCAAGAAAAGCGTCAAGCATTGATTCGTTGGATTAATTGGGCTAATCTAGCCCCAGTTCAAGACAAACGTCTACTAGAAATTGGTTGTGGTAATGGAAATAACCTGAGCCTATTTATGTCTTTGGGTTTTCAACCAGAGAACTTAGTAGGAAATGAATTGATCGAAGACTATGCAGTAAATGCACGCCGTTTACTTCCAACAGGAACTCAAATTTTAGTTGGTGATGCGTCGACTCTGAATTTAGAAGAAAATTCGTTTGATATTGTTTTTCAATCAACGGTTTTCACTTCAATTCTAGATCCTAAATTTCAGCAAAAATTAGCCAATCGTATGTGGTCGATGGTTAAACCTGGAGGAGGTATACTTTGGTATGACTTTATCTTCAATAACCCGAAAAATCCTGATGTCAAAGGCGTTACTAAAAGACAAATTCATCAGCTATTTCCCAATGGAGATATCAAAACTTGGCAATTATGTTTAGCGCCTCCCATTAGTCGCCAAGTTACTAAAATTCATCCCAGTCTTTATAATGTTTTTAATTTATTTCCCTTTCTGCGGACTCATGTCTTGTGTTGGATTACCAAGCCATAA
- a CDS encoding glycosyltransferase family 4 protein, protein MDKKSSVSPLPTKALSDDKNSPITVWHIGGEDIRLRIPLLLKLREKGFNVGAVGSEDGNAFADNQIPYFRYTLERGINPWADIYTRSQLSALFRQHQPDIVHSFDTKPAMIAPIVAMKTGIPGRVRTITGMGYVFSSTSTLALALRPIYRHLQRQAAIATGITIFQNPDDREYFCKHKMVLDGRDDLVLGSGIDVEGLMKNSAEPEKLAATRRELGLEGQLVVTMISRLVISKGVREYLQVASIVCQQMKNVTFLLIGSVSSEGGQAIPIQEIHQQAGVVRYLGPRNDIPTLLNLSDVFVLPSYYREGVPRVLLEAATMELPLITTDMPGCKEVVKDGWNGLLVPPRDTKALATAILKLLNSPEQRNLMGKRSRVHVQTNFSLNQVADAYADIYNRVLKLPKTLK, encoded by the coding sequence ATGGACAAAAAATCTTCGGTTTCTCCCTTACCTACCAAAGCTTTAAGCGATGATAAAAATTCTCCAATTACTGTTTGGCACATTGGCGGCGAAGATATACGTCTTCGTATTCCCCTGTTGCTAAAACTGCGAGAGAAAGGTTTCAATGTTGGGGCGGTGGGATCTGAAGATGGAAATGCTTTTGCAGATAATCAGATTCCATATTTTCGATATACTTTAGAACGTGGAATAAACCCCTGGGCTGATATATACACTCGCAGCCAACTGTCGGCTTTATTTAGACAACATCAGCCAGATATTGTTCATAGTTTTGATACTAAACCTGCTATGATTGCACCCATTGTGGCAATGAAGACCGGAATTCCTGGACGGGTGCGAACTATAACTGGAATGGGTTATGTCTTTTCTTCCACATCGACCTTAGCACTTGCCCTCAGACCAATATATCGTCACCTTCAAAGGCAGGCTGCGATCGCAACAGGGATAACTATATTTCAAAATCCTGACGATCGCGAATATTTCTGCAAACACAAAATGGTACTAGATGGGCGGGATGATTTAGTTTTAGGATCGGGTATTGATGTAGAAGGACTGATGAAAAACTCCGCCGAACCAGAAAAACTGGCAGCAACACGACGGGAGTTAGGACTAGAAGGGCAGCTTGTAGTCACAATGATCTCACGTCTTGTCATCTCCAAGGGTGTGAGAGAATATCTTCAGGTGGCTAGCATTGTCTGCCAGCAAATGAAAAATGTAACGTTTCTCTTAATCGGTTCTGTATCTTCTGAAGGTGGACAAGCCATACCCATACAAGAAATTCACCAACAAGCCGGGGTTGTTCGCTATCTTGGGCCTCGCAATGATATACCAACACTGTTGAACTTAAGCGATGTATTTGTGTTGCCGAGTTATTACCGTGAAGGAGTACCAAGGGTTTTGTTAGAGGCTGCGACGATGGAACTCCCTTTAATTACAACTGATATGCCTGGTTGTAAAGAAGTTGTAAAAGATGGCTGGAATGGTTTGCTAGTTCCTCCCAGAGATACCAAAGCTTTAGCTACAGCGATTTTAAAACTTCTAAATTCTCCAGAACAAAGAAACCTCATGGGAAAACGAAGTAGGGTACACGTTCAGACGAACTTCAGTCTTAACCAAGTAGCAGATGCTTATGCTGATATTTATAACCGGGTTTTAAAGCTGCCAAAAACATTGAAATAA
- a CDS encoding secondary thiamine-phosphate synthase enzyme YjbQ, producing the protein MTHYQKLLKISTTAKSFYNITAKIEAAVTESGIETGLCTLFLRHTSASLVIQENADPDVLVDLANFMAKLVPESGKYIHDAEGPDDMPAHIRTALTHTSENIPINRGHLVLGTWQGIYIWEHRQHSHLRELVIHISG; encoded by the coding sequence ATGACTCACTACCAAAAGTTACTCAAAATTTCCACTACTGCCAAATCTTTTTACAACATCACCGCTAAAATTGAAGCCGCAGTCACAGAATCGGGGATTGAAACTGGTCTTTGTACTTTATTTTTGCGCCACACTTCAGCTAGTTTAGTTATTCAAGAAAATGCCGATCCTGATGTTCTTGTGGATTTAGCGAATTTTATGGCAAAACTTGTCCCAGAATCAGGCAAATATATCCACGATGCAGAAGGCCCCGATGATATGCCAGCACACATTCGTACTGCACTTACCCACACTTCTGAAAATATCCCTATTAATCGAGGTCATTTAGTACTGGGAACTTGGCAGGGAATTTATATTTGGGAACATCGCCAGCACAGTCATTTAAGAGAATTGGTTATCCACATTTCTGGATAG
- a CDS encoding DegT/DnrJ/EryC1/StrS family aminotransferase: protein MPEFIPFALPDIGEEEISEVVDSLRSGWLTTGPKTKRFEQYFADFIGSGVEAIAVNSATSGLHLALEALGIGPGDEVITTVHTFTATAEVIRYLGANPVFVDINLATLNIDASKIEAAITPRTKAIMPVHFGGLACDMQSILTIAQKHQLKVVEDAAHAIPTTYQGKLIGSLDSDVTVYSFYATKTIATGEGGMLVTRNPEIAQRCRTMRLHGINRDAFDRYTSTKPSWYYEVVAPGFKYNMTDVAASLGIHQLKKAKTLQQQRAAIANRYNIELSDLPLHLPALPADGDIHSWHLYVIRLADSVQVSRNNFIEQLAAKGIGCSVHYIPLHLHPYWRDTYNLCLEDFPQASYASERIVSLPIYTKMTEADQTHIIEIINKTLT, encoded by the coding sequence ATGCCAGAATTCATCCCTTTCGCTTTACCTGATATTGGAGAAGAAGAAATTAGTGAGGTTGTTGATTCTTTACGATCTGGTTGGTTGACTACAGGACCTAAGACCAAACGTTTTGAGCAATATTTTGCAGATTTCATTGGTTCTGGAGTAGAAGCGATCGCAGTTAATTCTGCCACATCAGGGTTACATCTCGCTCTGGAAGCATTGGGAATTGGTCCCGGAGATGAAGTAATTACCACAGTCCACACCTTCACGGCTACAGCAGAAGTGATTCGTTACTTAGGAGCCAATCCAGTCTTTGTTGATATTAATTTAGCTACTCTCAACATTGATGCTAGCAAAATTGAGGCTGCTATTACTCCCCGCACTAAAGCCATCATGCCTGTCCATTTTGGTGGACTTGCTTGTGATATGCAATCAATTTTAACAATTGCCCAAAAGCATCAATTGAAAGTAGTTGAAGATGCTGCCCATGCTATCCCGACAACCTATCAGGGTAAGTTGATTGGTAGCTTAGATAGTGATGTCACCGTCTATAGCTTTTATGCAACCAAAACCATTGCTACAGGTGAAGGGGGTATGCTAGTAACCCGTAACCCGGAAATAGCTCAAAGATGCCGAACTATGCGCTTACATGGCATCAATCGAGATGCTTTCGATCGCTATACCTCAACTAAACCCTCATGGTATTACGAGGTAGTTGCACCAGGCTTCAAATATAATATGACAGATGTCGCGGCTTCTCTTGGTATCCATCAATTGAAGAAAGCCAAGACACTACAGCAACAACGAGCTGCGATCGCTAATCGATACAATATAGAACTAAGCGACTTACCTTTACATCTGCCAGCATTACCTGCTGATGGAGATATTCACTCTTGGCATCTATATGTAATTCGTTTAGCCGATTCTGTACAAGTTAGTCGCAATAACTTTATTGAGCAATTGGCTGCTAAAGGGATTGGTTGTAGCGTTCACTATATTCCTTTACACTTGCATCCCTACTGGCGCGACACTTACAATCTCTGCTTAGAAGATTTTCCTCAAGCATCCTATGCTTCTGAACGGATAGTAAGCCTACCAATCTACACAAAAATGACTGAGGCAGATCAAACTCATATCATTGAAATCATCAACAAAACTTTGACTTGA
- a CDS encoding sugar transferase: MAKRIFDLLFALIGILILSPLFFTIAIWIKLDSPGNVLFRQIRIGRFGREFSIYKFRTMVADAESRGKQITVAKDSRITRSGQFLRKYKLDELPQLFNVVKGEMSLVGPRPEVPRYVAYYTAEQRRVLDVLPGITDPASIKFRNESELLKDTANPEYVYINEIMPQKLELNMQYLGQDNLGFALLIILKTLQKVIGI, from the coding sequence ATGGCTAAACGAATTTTTGACTTACTTTTTGCTCTAATTGGTATTTTGATCCTGTCACCCCTATTTTTCACAATAGCAATATGGATCAAACTTGATTCTCCAGGAAATGTGTTATTTCGACAAATTCGCATTGGACGCTTTGGACGTGAATTTAGTATTTACAAATTCCGTACTATGGTGGCTGATGCCGAAAGCAGAGGAAAACAAATTACAGTAGCTAAAGATAGCCGTATTACCCGAAGTGGACAGTTTTTAAGAAAATATAAGCTAGATGAATTACCACAATTATTCAACGTTGTAAAAGGGGAAATGAGTTTAGTTGGCCCTCGTCCTGAAGTTCCAAGATATGTAGCATATTATACGGCTGAACAACGTCGAGTTTTAGATGTACTTCCGGGTATTACGGATCCAGCTTCAATTAAATTCCGAAATGAAAGTGAATTACTAAAAGATACTGCTAACCCTGAATATGTCTATATCAACGAAATAATGCCTCAAAAATTAGAATTAAATATGCAGTACCTTGGTCAAGATAACTTAGGTTTTGCTCTACTCATTATCCTGAAAACATTACAAAAGGTGATTGGAATATAG